In the genome of Centropristis striata isolate RG_2023a ecotype Rhode Island chromosome 6, C.striata_1.0, whole genome shotgun sequence, the window ttttattttattttattcatttattttatttttatttttcagtttcccccCCTGAGGGATTGCCACCTTATTGTGGTGCACATGGacccctttcaatgaagaaagcatcgttactataagcacagaaaaaaaagtgctggagcatgatgtgtacacatgatgcccccttcatatttctgactgccccctcatatatgctgcctagaaccggccctgatGCAGCTTCTCAAGACCAAGTTGAGCTCCTGTGTATTACTTTCTGTTGTTAAAAGTGAAGGGGGTTAACCCTGGAGGAAAATTCATTTCCCCTGGGCTTTCTGACCACAGTCAGAGAGCTAAAGTGACGTAAAAGTCGGATCAAATGCAACACAACCGCTCAGACTGAGGTCGCATTAGAACACATCAGATTTGTGTCAGATTTAGGACCACATATGGAAGTGGCCTGGATCCGATTTGGAAAAAATCAGATTTGTGCTGTTAACACTCGGATCTTAATAATCTGATCTGAGTCACATATGAGCAAAAAATCGGATTTGTGTCAAATTTTCCTGCACTCTAGATGTAGCCTTAGAGTGCTGAATGGCACAGTTTGTCTGGGTGACTTTCTGTGTGCTGATCTGACAGCAGAGACTTTTTCACAAATAAACGGAACTGATGGGATCACATTTACTGGACTTGTACCCTGAACTGTTTTTGTGGCAATtaaaattgattaatttattagTACTCTTTGCAGTAGAGTTCCAGAGCTCCCTGCTTCATGACATCTccaattatgtttttttgacaaaacaaaacatttcaaactCTTTGTAGACAATATGAAGTGAAAATAACTCAAGTGAGAtaacttttcttcttctctggtgtGTAAAACCACTAAAGCTGAGTGTTTTTCTTGAACATATTTTCTTGATATTCAAATATCAATTCATTCTGACTTATTAATCCTTTATTTGCCCCTGAAAACACTGAGTTATTATTCCTTTTCTGCCTCAATGTCTGCCTAAAGTCCAAAATGGTTTAGAGGAAAGAGGACGCACTGAACACTTAAGctcttttttgtcctttgtttttattgaagatTTTAATGGTACACTGTAGTTTTTCATACAACCAGTTGTAGACTGGTAGAAAAAAGGTTGGAATTTAGCACCCAGACATTTAAGGAACATGTGAATAGTTCTTATTTCTGATTTAGCCGTTTCTTGTTGATTAAACAGTCTTGAAGGAAGATCATGCAGTCATTACAATTAATTGGGCAACATttgaaaatatcaatcagtctcataatatatgtgtgtttttgtagtaATATgacacaacaaagaaaaatattaacagaaaaaaatatcaccagTAATATAcgtcattttaaatgaaagtgAATGTTTTTAGATAATTACAGAATTAACATGGAGACCTCACATCAGTTGACGTCTGTCCCTGTCAACAAGTAGTATTTTAACCCGAAACAACTAAACTCTGTGGTCCGactgtctttttctctgtcaACTCTCAAACCCATAAGACCTGAACATGGCACCTCTCCAGTTCTTCTCCCACAGCTCCACTAAATGTATACTAAACTTTTGCTCTTGTGTCTATTTTGCAAGTATTAGTTGTTCTTTTGTGATCGACAATGGACGGTGGTGATCTAAACTACGAGGAATACTTGCTAGTCGACAACCTTTTGTAAAGAGACTAAAAGCTGAATGGTTTCCTTGAACAGATTTTGTTGATTTTCAAATATCAATTACTTTTTGAACAATATGAATGAAGAATTAATACTTCATCAACACCTGAAAACACTGAGTTATTCCATCCTACATTAAGTCCAGAACGGTTTCAAGGAAATATGACGCACTGGACACTTTTGCTTTTCCTTTggatttattgcattttttttatcatacagCAGCAGTTTTTCATACAACTAGTTGGAGTTTTAAAGAGTCTGTCAAATTGATAAtctacaaagaaacaaaacaaaatcactcgagaaaatcaagcattttggGTGAGTGCTGTCATTAACATTTGCATGCTTGATTAGAATTCATTTTAGGCTACATCAAATTTATTAgcatttgtaacttgtattctCAGCaacaaatcaaaatcaatcatCAGTTATTCACCAGTgctttttaataatgttaaaataaatcagataaatcaATACATCTAagaaaaaatgctttataataaaacacaataatggTAATGGAAAATCTAAAACCCTTAAAtaccttattttgaaaagatcttgttaacaaaaaaaagattgttttcCCCAGTAATTAGTGACAGTATGAAACACTTCTTATATTTAAAatgcacagaaaacaaaaggaTTCGAATTTAGCACCCAGAAATTTAAGGAACGTGTGAATGATTGTTATTTCTGAGAGAACTGTTTTTGTTTCTAGAAATTTGAATGCTTGTTCTACTCAGAGTGATTGACAGGAGAGATGATCAGAGGGGCAGAGTTTCATCCACTTTAACTGCCTCCAGAAAAAATTCCTTTACTCAAAATATGATGACGTTGTCGTATTTCTACAGGCCGagtgaaataatgaaataacaataaacaataaaaccatgaccataataatatgaatgagcataatgatgataaaagtgatggtaaaattattttaatgacaattaacaaattatattaataataaaaacaacaacgaaAAATTAATGAATCATAAAAATGATGTGAATAATatacatgataataataaatgaaataatgatacaattatagaagtgacaaaaatgatgaataataaataattgcatgaataataaaaatatgaaaaaacattttattaatgtaCAAAAACATGCTTAAcctaaaaatcaaataaataaaaaaaaaacacagaaaaacaagacaTGATAACAATAATTCAAAACCATAAAATGGCTGGAACTCACTGAATTCAGTTTTCCATAGACATCGCACAGCACTTGACTGTAGGCCACACCTCCCCACTGTGTGTTGTGAtttcatttagatttttaaagtattttatggACAACAATATCATATTCTACTCAGTTAATTGTAGTTCTTAAATGGTTAAGAGACAAATAACATACTTATCTGAAATCTCAAGGTGTTTACATACCAACGTTTAGGAgaaaagaacagggttgggcTTTAAAGCAGACACTTCCTCATTAAACTCTAGACACAGTTATGCAAGTCTGTTCCAAATGACAACACTGACTCTTGggttcacacaggacacaaacaccgTCTCCTGGGTCAGAGTTCAGAGTTTGTTTGAGACCAGCTGAAAATCTGTGATTCAAAGAAAACTAAATACTGTCATCTTTATGCACCTTTATTCAAGATTTCAAAGTTACATGTAGCTGTCAGGTAATGGATGAAAATCTCCAGATATGAAGAGATGCAACCTATCTTTTAACTTGTATATCGATTATTAAAAGCAGagcttttgattgacaggtggagGGAGGCCAGTGGCAGCCATCAAGTCTGCAGCTGCTGTGATACAGACTGTGGAGGTCAGAGTCACCTGGCTGGGACAGGTGAGTGGACGGACTCAGGACCAGTGGGACAGGTTTTACCTGCTCCAATGGAATTCATCACAGAGACGACACATGAAACGTGAATCAATCTGTATCTGTTCTcgaaacaaaataacacatttaccaACAGCTTTAAAATTAGATTGAATTAATTCCACTTCCACTTGTTTATTACACATGTAATTATTTACTCTGATTTTGAGTGGATATTACATTACTATTTACTAatcttttcaagtatttttaaTGGTATCTCTCTCAAATTCAAGGGATGTTTTACCTTTGAAAACTTGGTAAAGTAACACACATTTTAGGAGTTTAAATTCATAGAAATAAAACTAAGCAAATGATCCATAAAATGACCTTAAGTCACCATATTCCATCCTTATATGCAcatatgttttgtgttgtttctgtgTCTCAGGTCCTCAGTGGGAACAGGAAACAGCTGTTGGACCGATCACAGTGAAGGAGAGACCTCTACAGTGAAAAACATAACAAGGACTTAAAACTGAAGTGAGTGAGAATTATTATTAAAGCTCTTTATACTGTGAGACCTGATTTGTGTTTCTTCATTACAAGtacaaatatgtttttcaaGTTATGATTCAGTGGGTTGAATgctttttctaaaatatttgatataactgactttggtgtttttagaTAACTACAGAATTAACATGGAGACCTCACATCAGTTGACGTCTGTCCCTGTCAACAAGTAGTATTTTAATCCGACACAACTAAACTCTGCGGTCACAactgtctttttctctgtcaACCCTTAAAACCCATACGACCTGAACATTGCACCTCTCCAGTTCTTCTCACACTTCCACTAAATGTATACTAAACGTTTGCTCTTGTGTCTATTTTGCAAGTATTAGTTGTTCTTTTGTGATCAACAATGGACGGTGGTAATCTAAACTACGAGGAATACTTGCTAGTCGACAAGCTtttgtaaagagacaaaaagctgTATGGTTTCCTTGAACAGATTTAGTTGATTTTCAAATATCAATTACTTTTTGAACAATATGAATGAAGAATTAATACTTAATCAACACCTGAAAACACTGAGTTATTCCATCCTGCATTAAGTCCAAAACAGTTTCAAGGAAATATGACGCACTGGACACTTTTGCTTTTCCTTTggatttattgcatttttttttatcatacagCAGCAGTTTTTCATACAACTAGTTGGAGTTTTAAAGAGTCTGTCAAATTGATAATCTGCaaagaaacaagacaaaatcactcgagaaaatcaagcattttggGCGAGTGCTGTCATTAACATTTGCATGCTTGGTTAGTATTCATTTTAGGCTACATCAAATTTATTAgcatttgtaacttgtattctCAGCaacaaatcaaaatcaatcatCAGTTATTCACCAgtagtttttaataatgttaaaataaatcagataaatcaATACGTCTCAGAAAAATACttcataataaaacacaataatggTAGTGGAAAATCTAAAACCCTTAAATACCTAATTTTGAAAAGATcttgttaacaaaaaaaagattgttttcCCCAGTAATTAGTGACAGTATGAAAcacttattatatttaaaatgcacataaaacagAAGGTTTTGAATTTAGCACCCAGAAATTTAAGGAACGTGTGAATGATTGTTATTTCTGAGagaactgtttttgttttaacagtATTGAAGGAAGATAATGCACTCAGTATAATGGATTAATCTCCATTTGAAAATATCAGTGTAATAATATCGCTGTGTTGTAATAATTTGACACATCAAAGATAactatttacagaaaaaatatcaccagtaatatacattatattaaatgaAAGTAAATGTTTCAGGAGAAATCAAATGGTTGTTCTACTCAGTGTGACTGACAGGAGAGATGATCAGAGGGGCAGAGTTTTTACCAGCATAATTGAGAGATGGACAGAAGTATGCGTAGATTTTCTCAGTGAAGCAGCAGCCAGTAAAGGAGTAGATAAGAGCTGCAGCATCAACGTCATAAAAGGAGACCAGACCTTCCTCATAATCCACAAACACCCCCACCTTCTCAGGCCGAGACTTCAGAGAGAGACGAACTACAGGGTCAGCACAAGCTTTGTACTCATTTTCATTCCTCAAACACATCATCCAGTAACCATTCTGAGGATTTACtatgttttttctcttcctgttgATCGACTCTCTGACCACTCCTAAATCCCACTTAGTCTTCCCTTTAACCTGAACTTCGTAGTAAATACTTCCTGAAGAGAAACTCTGCTTTGATAAGACAGAGGGACAAATATCAAATCTTTCTGGATTGTCTGGGTGTTTCTTCCTTACATCACCATGTTTAACTTGTTTTCCATCATCAGACAGGATGAGTTTGGGATGTGCTGTATCAGGATCGAGTGTCAGATCCACTGCAGACTGCTGGACCCTCTTCAGCTCAGCCTCAAACAGCTTCTTCATCTGTTTACTGAGCGTCTCCTCCAGCTGATTCACAACTCTCAAAACAGTCCGCTCAAATGAAGGTGGGTGCGCGCTAACGCCATCTGTTTACTGAGCGTCTCCTCCAGCTGACTCACAGCTCTCACCACAGTCCCATCATATGAAGATCGATGGACGGTGACTTCTGTCCAGTCTTTGGTGGGTGGAGCAGCGTTCAGGGAGGTGAAGctttggaggaggtggaggtggtcttCAGACTGTGAGAGCTGCTTCACCTCAGTGCTTCTCTTCTTCAGCTCAGAGATTTCCTGTTCCAGCTCTTTGATGAAGCcttcagcctgtttctctgtctttctgtgctTCTCTTTGATCGTGTCGATGAGCTCGGCCTGGCTTCTCTCAACAGACTCCTTCAGAGCGGTGAAGACCTGAACACCATCTGCTATATCTCTGTCTGCATCTTCCTTACTGAGCTCCACTGAGTGTTTGATCTCCTCAATCTTCAGTCGTctcttctggatcatctgctcAATTTCAGCGTCTGTCTTCCCGAACTCGGCCTTCTTTCCTTCATATTCTTCTTTCAGAGGAACAACATCGTGTGTCTTGTGGTCTAAAACAGTGCAGAGCATGATAGAACATACAGAACAGCTCCAGCAGTTTATCGTGCTTCGGACACATCCTGCCTTCCAGGTTCTCCACAGGGTCGATCAGCTGATGTCTTCTCAGGCCTGACGCAGTCAGATGACGCTGCAGGTGAGTCTCACAGTAGGACTCCAGACACACCAGGCAGGACTTCAGGGCCTTCAGTTGTGTTCCAGTGCAGACGTCACAGGGAACTTCTCCTGGTTTAGAAACTTgctgctctgagctgctgctgctggctttcTGTTGAGCTGACTGTCTGAACTGAGCAACCATCTCAGAGATGAAAGTATTGATCCGCAGTTGAGGTCTTGAGTCAAAAACCTCTTTGCAGTTGGGACACTGACATGGAACATTTTTATCCCAGTGTTCAGTGATGCAGGTTTTGCAGAAGTTGTGTCCACATGGTATGGCGACTGGATCAGTGAAcacatccagacagatggagcacagaaactgatcttcagtcagcagacagctggcagcagcagacatATCTACACTCTGAGGACAAGAAGGGTGAAAGTATGTTAGTGAGTGTGTAGTATTTCAAGTGAATTGTTTCAAACAacaatttgattataaaaatagGCTATTGCTTACCCAAAATAATCCCAAAGaccaatttgatgttaatatgcATTTAAAGCAAATACCATTTCCATCCAGCTCCACTAAGGATTAACTCCCTGATGTTTCCACTGGATGAAAGCTGATTTTTGCATCAGTGGTTACggcaaaattaattttaagtCTGTAAATTAGCTTAAACCAGGCTGACCAGACCAAATGTGagacaaaatgtatgtttgtgtaaCCGGTCTGTATTTTCTCTGCATTGTGTTCTGGTAAATGAAGAATGATGAGACCCAAGATTTCCACACACAGCACTTTACTGCAGTGgcacaagaaacaaaacagcatACAGTGTGATGAGCAGCGGCGTGGTGTCTCTCAGCTCTGATGGGAGCAAGACGGATGCCGTTAGTAACAGAGCTAAACAATGCTAGCGCATTTAGCGGGatataattacacaaaaaactcGACATAAACTGTACAGACTACGGCGAAACTAACAGGCAACATCCGTGACATCATCACCCGTTATATATGTTAATCCGACATTGTTTCAACCGTAACTGACGTTTATATTAACTTTTAATGGAAGAGAATGGTAGTTTTGTGCCTACCTCCGGTCAAACAGAAGACAGATTTGACCGGAGCACGCACGTACAGTCCTATGTCATCACGCCGACAGACgccgcacacatacacacaactcaGGTAAAACTCACATACAGGCAggagattaaaacaaaatataataaacaaaaataaatgttttttgtggaatTCACATCTGAACCTGCTACATTTGTGTCGTACCCCATCCTTCATCTCCAAGTAATAAttgataaataactgttaaatttttGTCTTAGTTCATGTAGCTgcattttcccccctttttgtTAGTTTCCATTATATTCTGTTCAGATCTATTTAGCTCATGACCCTTTGgtgacttgaaactttctctgTCGGGCTTAAAGTTGTAAAGAAGGTTAGAGGTTAACCTGCACTGAAGTagaaagtagtagtagtagtagaaaaAGGTATTTAGATCCtttgcttaagtaaaagtactaacactacactgcaaaattactccactacattaaaagtcctgcattcaaaacttacggAAGTAAacatacaaaagtatcaaaatgtacttagtgaGTGTATTTTGTCTCTGTAGGACAGTTTACTCACCAGTGTTTGACACagattctgctgctgttgttgagaaaaacctgctggatttatttgaaagtttctttagaaagaaacagagagacttgtctcgactgcagctctgctgtcgCTCACTTAACTTTCAGTTTTGTTTCCGGAAAGTTGACGTGGACCAGAGACAAAGAAGGAGGGGTGGAGgaggtattcagatcctttaatgaagtaaaagtactaatactgcactgtgaaaatactccactacaaggaaaagtcctacattcaaaacCTGACTGGAGTCAAAGTAAGTATGACCAACAAAATGTGCTGAAAGTATAAAAAGCAGAAATGAGTTGTTGTAAGAGTAGcggctcctttaagaggcaggaCAGTAGATGTGTGAGTGGACGAgagaagagagagcaggaggtgATGAGAGTAACAGTGAATCTgctcctttatttattcatacagtctCTGCAGTGAATGCAGCAGGTACCAGCAGAGACACACAGGTCTACAGAAAGCAGTCAAAGTGGtcagtgaaaataacacaaacagttGAAACATTTCAGCTTCGTTGGTGTCTTAAACTACTGCAGTGGTGAGAGTTCTGACATCAAATAAACATCTTTAAGTAacaataaaagggaaaaaaataaact includes:
- the LOC131973760 gene encoding nuclear factor 7, brain-like → MSAAASCLLTEDQFLCSICLDVFTDPVAIPCGHNFCKTCITEHWDKNVPCQCPNCKEVFDSRPQLRINTFISEMLSKEDADRDIADGVQVFTALKESVERSQAELIDTIKEKHRKTEKQAEGFIKELEQEISELKKRSTEVKQLSQSEDHLHLLQSFTSLNAAPPTKDWTEVTVHRSSYDGTVRTVLRVVNQLEETLSKQMKKLFEAELKRVQQSAVDLTLDPDTAHPKLILSDDGKQVKHGDVRKKHPDNPERFDICPSVLSKQSFSSGSIYYEVQVKGKTKWDLGVVRESINRKRKNIVNPQNGYWMMCLRNENEYKACADPVVRLSLKSRPEKVGVFVDYEEGLVSFYDVDAAALIYSFTGCCFTEKIYAYFCPSLNYAGKNSAPLIISPVSHTE